A DNA window from Gasterosteus aculeatus chromosome 16, fGasAcu3.hap1.1, whole genome shotgun sequence contains the following coding sequences:
- the igf2bp2a gene encoding insulin-like growth factor 2 mRNA-binding protein 2a isoform X3, with the protein MEARELGEVIQSKVELHGKVIEVDYSVPKKLRSRKIQIRNIPPHLQWEVLDGLLAQYGTVENVEQVNTDTETAVVNVTYATKEEAKEAIEKLTGHQLDDYSFKVSYIVDMEAAPPDQAPRTRRGGRSSRDQGGSQAGPSGDFGAPRTRQHDFPLRMLVPTQFVGAIIGKEGLTIKNVTKQTQSKVDIHRKENAGAAEKPITIHSTPDGCSSACRMILDIMQKEASETKTTEDIPLKILAHNSLVGRLIGKEGRNLKKIEEETGTKIGISSLQELTLYNPERTIMVKGSLEASCKAEVEIMKKLREAYENDIAAVNQQSNLIPGLNLNALGIFSSGLPVLPPAAGPRGAAPPMAPAGYNPFFSHSSHLSGLYGVPPASAITHQHSQQAPEQEVVYLFIPTQAVGALIGKKGQHIKQLAHFAGASIKIAPAEGPDVSERMVVITGTPESQFKAQGRIFGKLKEENFFSAKEEVKLETHIKVPSTAAGRVIGKGGKTVNELQNLTSAEVIVPRDQTPDENDEVFVKISGHFFASQTAQRKIREIIQQVKQQEQKHQQGGAVSPHHSK; encoded by the exons GAGTCGGAAGATCCAGATCCGGAACATTCCCCCTCATCTACAGTGGGAG gTTTTGGACGGCCTTCTGGCGCAGTATGGCACTGTAGAAAATGTGGAACAAG TGAACACGGATACAGAAACAGCGGTGGTGAATGTTACGTACGCAACCAAGGAGGAAGCTAAAGA AGCGATCGAGAAGTTAACGGGACACCAGCTGGACGACTACTCTTTCAAGGTGTCATACATCGTGGACATGGAGGCCGCTCCGCCCGACCAGGCTCCCCGCACGCGGCGCGGGGGCCGCTCGTCCCGAGACCAGGGCGGCAGTCAGGCCGGGCCCTCGGGAGACTTCGGCGCCCCGCGTACCAGACAACACGACTTCCCCCTGCGCATGCTTGTGCCTACTCAGTTTGTGGGAGCCATCATTGGCAAGGAGGGCCTCACCATCAAGAACGTCACCAAACAGACGCAGTCCAA agTGGACATCCATCGGAAGGAAAACGCAGGTGCGGCAGAAAAGCCCATCACCATCCACTCTACTCCCGATGGCTGCTCCTCCGCCTGCCGCATGATCCTGGACATCATGCAGAAGGAAGCCAGCGAGACCAAGAC GACGGAGGACATCCCTCTGAAGATCCTCGCCCACAACAGCCTGGTGGGCCGGCTGATTGGGAAGGAGGGCCGCAACCTGAAGAAGATTGAGGAGGAGACAGGGACCAAGATAGGCATCTCCTC GTTACAAGAATTAACCCTTTACAACCCCGAGAGGACCATCATGGTGAAGGGCAGCTTGGAGGCGAGTTGTAAAGCCGAGGTGGAGATCATGAAGAAACTGAGGGAAGCCTACGAGAACGACATCGCTGCTGTAAAC CAACAGTCCAACCTGATCCCAGGCTTGAACCTGAACGCTCTGGGCATCTTCTCCTCTGGTTTGCCGGTTCTGCCCCCGGCTGCTGGACCACGTGGAGCAGCGCCCCCTATGGCGCCAGCGGGGTACAACCCATTCTTT AGTCACTCTTCACATCTCAGTGGCCTGTACGGCGTCCCTCCAGCGAGTGCCATCACCCACCAGCACTCA caaCAGGCTCCAGAACAGGAGGTTGTCTACCTCTTTATTCCAACTCAGGCGGTCGGGGCCTTGATCGGCAAGAAAGGCCAGCACATCAAACAACTCGCCCACTTCGCCGGAGCTTCCATCAAA attGCTCCAGCTGAGGGCCCAGATGTTTCTGAAAGGATGGTTGTCATTACTGGAACCCCGGAGTCTCAGTTCAag GCCCAAGGTCGGATATTTGGGAAGCTGAAAGAGGAGAACTTCTTCTCAGCAAAGGAGGAGGTCAAACTGGAGACGCACATCAAGGTCCCCTCTACTGCAGCTGGCAGGGTCATTGGTAAAGGCGGAAAAACA GTGAACGAGCTGCAGAACCTTACAAGTGCTGAAGTCATCGTACCGCGGGACCAAACTCCAGACGAGAACGACGAGGTCTTTGTGAAAATCAGCGGGCATTTCTTTGCCAGCCAG ACCGCGCAGAGAAAGATCCGGGAGATCATCCAGCAGGTCAAACAGCAGGAACAGAAGCACCAGCAGGGCGGCGCCGTGTCACCGCACCACTCCAAGTGA
- the tmem41aa gene encoding transmembrane protein 41A-A encodes MRSLVGLIAVVVAASVYLYYLSLYLPAAPRRRPPPPAEGRHEETEESQPPSRLKFPSDLEELRELAELLQFYKTEHTGYVLLLFCSAYLYKQSFAIPGSTLLNILAGAIFGPYQGLLLASVLTTVGSTMCYLLSKAFGKRYIISLFPDKVSMLQRKVEENQDSLFFFLLFLRFFPMTPNWFLNMCAPIVNIPITFFFGSVFIGLLPYNFICVQTGVMLSELTSLDDLFSRDRLLQLLAIACVALLPGALIRRLSQKRLKADVQSQNGSVADKKVQ; translated from the exons ATGCGCTCGCTTGTCGGACTGATCGCGGTGGTCGTCGCAGCCAGCGTGTACCTGTATTATCTGTCGCTGTACCTGCCGGCCGCACCGCGGCGACGTCCTCCTCCGCCCGCCGAGGGACGTcatgaggagacggaggagtcCCAGCCACCCAGCAG GTTGAAGTTCCCATCGgacctggaggagctgagggagcTGGCTGAGCTGCTGCAGTTCTACAAGACGGAGCACACTGGATATGTTCTGCTCCTCTTCTGCAGTGCATATCTCTACAAGCAGTCCTTTGCCATTCCTGGGTCCACGCTTCTG AACATTTTAGCAGGTGCTATATTTGGACCCTATCAAGGACTGCTGCTAGCCTCTGTGCTCACCACTGTGGGCTCCACCATGTGCTACCTCCTGTCCAAGGCTTTCGGAAAGCGCTACATCATCAGCCTCTTCCCCGATAAAGTCTCCATGCTACAGAGGAAG GTTGAGGAGAACCAggacagtttgtttttctttctgctcttcCTGAGATTCTTTCCCATGACTCCCAACTGGTTCCTGAACATGTGCGCCCCGATTGTCAACATCCCCATCACCTTCTTCTTCGGCTCGGTCTTCATCG GCCTCCTGCCGTACAACTTCATCTGTGTGCAGACGGGCGTCATGCTGTCCGAGTTGACGTCGTTGGACGACCTGTTCTCCCGGGAcaggctgctgcagctgctggccaTCGCCTGCGTGGCCCTGCTGCCCGGCGCGCTTATCCGACGCTTGAGTCAGAAGCGCCTCAAAGCGGACGTCCAATCGCAGAACGGGTCCGTCGCGGATAAGAAGGTCCAGTGA